In Pseudoalteromonas marina, a genomic segment contains:
- the ilvM gene encoding acetolactate synthase 2 small subunit, whose amino-acid sequence MKHSLTIALKSQSIAVERFLRVVRHRGFDLTHFQLNMDDGHYNVAMTVDSDKPIHLLTSQLNKLVDVKEITLQNLQQQAV is encoded by the coding sequence ATGAAACACAGCCTAACTATTGCATTAAAGAGCCAAAGTATAGCGGTCGAGCGTTTTTTACGTGTAGTGCGTCACCGTGGTTTTGATCTTACGCATTTTCAGCTCAATATGGATGATGGCCACTACAATGTTGCAATGACGGTAGACAGCGATAAACCAATCCATCTTTTAACAAGCCAGTTAAATAAGCTGGTGGACGTTAAAGAAATCACTTTACAAAATTTACAGCAACAAGCTGTGTAA
- the ilvD gene encoding dihydroxy-acid dehydratase — MAKLRSATTTEGRKRAGARALWRATGMTDTDFGKPIIAVVNSFTQFVPGHVHLNQLSELMAETITQAGGVPKEFNTIAIDDGIAMGHGGMLYSLPSRDLIADSVEYMVNGHCADAMICISNCDKITPGMMLAALRLNIPVIFVSGGPMEAGKTKLANIDIKLDLVDAMVKGADETVSDADSEQVERSACPTCGSCSGMFTANSMNCLLEAIGLALPGNGTTLATHKDRKQLYVEAGARIVDLCREYYQKDNQDVLPRAIANKTAFMNSMVVDIAMGGSSNTVLHLLAAAQEAGVDFDMSHIDELSRKTPFLCKVAPATAQYHIEDVHRAGGMMAIVRELGKAGLVDLSVNHVAGMTMGELVKKWDATDPKNEAAQKFYRAGPAGIRTTKAMSQECRWDEGDNDREHGCIRSVEHAFRQDGGLAVLSGNLAVDGCIVKSAGVVDEMLHFEGTAVVYESQDDSVEGILNDEVKAGDVVVIRYEGPKGGPGMQEMLYPTSYLKSKGLAEKCALITDGRFSGGTSGLSIGHVSPEAASGGAIAYVENGDKIIIDIATREITLALSEEELEARKQKQLARGKQAYKPLDRERYVSSALKAYALLATSADKGAVRDLEKLEELS; from the coding sequence ATGGCTAAATTAAGAAGTGCAACAACAACTGAAGGACGTAAACGCGCAGGCGCACGTGCATTATGGCGCGCAACAGGCATGACCGACACCGACTTTGGTAAACCAATTATTGCTGTAGTTAACTCGTTTACGCAATTTGTGCCAGGGCACGTACACCTTAATCAGCTAAGTGAGTTAATGGCTGAAACAATCACGCAAGCGGGTGGTGTACCAAAAGAATTTAATACTATTGCAATTGATGACGGTATCGCAATGGGCCACGGGGGCATGCTTTACTCACTCCCTTCGCGCGATCTCATTGCCGACTCGGTTGAGTACATGGTTAACGGCCACTGCGCCGATGCGATGATCTGTATTTCTAACTGTGACAAAATTACCCCAGGGATGATGCTTGCAGCGCTACGCTTAAACATACCGGTTATTTTTGTATCGGGCGGACCAATGGAAGCGGGTAAAACGAAACTTGCTAACATCGATATTAAATTAGATTTAGTCGATGCCATGGTAAAAGGCGCTGATGAAACAGTAAGTGATGCAGATTCAGAGCAAGTAGAGCGCTCCGCATGTCCTACCTGCGGGTCGTGTTCAGGTATGTTTACTGCAAACTCAATGAACTGTTTATTAGAAGCTATTGGCCTTGCACTACCGGGTAACGGTACAACGCTTGCAACCCATAAAGATCGTAAGCAGCTATATGTAGAAGCGGGTGCTCGCATTGTTGATTTATGCCGTGAGTACTACCAAAAAGATAACCAAGACGTATTGCCACGCGCTATTGCTAACAAAACAGCCTTTATGAACTCTATGGTTGTTGATATTGCCATGGGTGGTTCATCTAACACCGTACTGCATTTACTAGCAGCCGCACAAGAAGCTGGCGTAGATTTTGACATGTCGCACATTGACGAGCTATCTCGTAAAACCCCATTTTTATGTAAAGTAGCTCCAGCAACAGCACAGTACCACATTGAAGATGTTCACCGCGCTGGTGGCATGATGGCAATTGTGCGTGAGCTAGGCAAAGCCGGTTTAGTTGATTTATCGGTAAACCACGTTGCAGGTATGACTATGGGTGAGCTTGTTAAAAAATGGGATGCGACAGATCCTAAAAACGAAGCGGCACAAAAGTTTTACCGCGCGGGACCAGCTGGCATTCGTACTACAAAAGCAATGAGCCAAGAGTGTCGTTGGGATGAAGGCGATAACGACCGCGAACATGGTTGTATTCGAAGTGTTGAACACGCATTTAGACAAGATGGTGGCTTAGCTGTACTTTCAGGTAACTTAGCGGTTGATGGTTGTATAGTTAAAAGCGCAGGCGTAGTTGACGAAATGCTGCATTTTGAAGGCACTGCAGTGGTATACGAATCACAAGATGATTCAGTAGAAGGCATTTTAAACGACGAAGTAAAAGCCGGTGATGTTGTGGTTATTCGTTACGAAGGCCCTAAAGGCGGCCCTGGTATGCAAGAAATGCTTTACCCAACGAGCTACTTAAAATCAAAAGGTTTAGCTGAAAAGTGTGCGCTGATCACAGATGGACGCTTTTCGGGCGGCACGTCTGGTTTATCTATTGGCCACGTATCGCCAGAGGCTGCAAGCGGTGGTGCTATTGCGTACGTTGAAAATGGCGACAAAATTATTATTGATATTGCAACGCGTGAGATCACGCTTGCACTAAGCGAGGAAGAGCTTGAAGCGCGTAAGCAAAAGCAATTAGCACGTGGCAAACAGGCGTATAAGCCCCTTGACCGTGAGCGTTATGTTTCGTCGGCATTAAAAGCCTATGCACTACTTGCAACAAGTGCAGATAAGGGCGCAGTGCGTGACTTAGAGAAACTGGAGGAGCTGAGCTAA
- the ilvA gene encoding threonine ammonia-lyase, biosynthetic, translating into MVSQELDYFRAIIQANMEPLAKVTEVSEMPDLSAKLGNHVWLKREDQQPVYSFKLRGAYNKLNKLPKGSVVITASAGNHAQGVALSASHLGHKATIVMPVTTPEIKVNAVRALGGEVVLHGHQFDVAKAHALELTEQRNGIFVPPFDDPDVIVGQGTVARELMQQLNELDAVFIPVGGGGLLAGMAVYIKSLRPDIKVIGVEADESACLQAALEAGEPVELDRVGSFADGVAVKIIGKETFRLAQKFCDEVITVTSDEICAAMQDIFVSTRAIAEPSGALATAGLKKWSQQSGLKGLHLAAVLSGANLNFDRLRYVAERTALGEKNEALLAVTIKEEKGSFKQFCASLGGRAITEFNYRYAGPGEAQIFVGIALRQGEQELNELKLDLTKNDYAFCDLSDNELAKLHIRYMVGGKAPEKLHERLLRFEFPEYPGALARFLDTLGNDWNITLFHYRSQGGSMGYVLAGFAIEPEQFETFNEHLNDLGYSVQDETHNPCFTQFLTTQPLSEKTAKLASV; encoded by the coding sequence ATGGTTTCTCAAGAGCTCGATTATTTTCGTGCAATTATTCAAGCAAATATGGAGCCCTTGGCTAAAGTTACTGAGGTCAGTGAAATGCCTGACCTTAGCGCTAAACTTGGCAACCATGTATGGCTTAAACGTGAAGATCAACAGCCCGTGTATTCGTTTAAATTACGCGGCGCATACAATAAATTAAATAAGTTGCCAAAAGGGTCTGTTGTAATTACTGCATCGGCTGGTAACCATGCTCAGGGTGTTGCATTAAGCGCTTCGCATTTAGGGCATAAGGCAACGATTGTAATGCCTGTTACAACGCCAGAGATAAAAGTTAACGCCGTACGCGCTTTAGGCGGTGAGGTTGTATTGCATGGACATCAGTTTGACGTAGCTAAAGCGCACGCGCTTGAGCTCACAGAGCAGCGTAATGGCATTTTTGTCCCACCATTTGACGATCCTGACGTTATTGTTGGGCAAGGTACTGTAGCGCGAGAACTCATGCAGCAGCTCAATGAGCTTGATGCGGTATTTATTCCCGTTGGAGGCGGTGGCTTACTGGCAGGCATGGCTGTTTATATAAAGTCACTTCGTCCTGATATCAAAGTCATTGGCGTAGAAGCTGATGAGAGCGCCTGTTTACAAGCTGCACTTGAAGCGGGTGAACCGGTAGAGCTTGACCGAGTAGGTAGTTTTGCCGATGGTGTAGCGGTTAAAATTATTGGCAAAGAAACATTTCGCTTGGCACAAAAGTTTTGCGATGAAGTAATCACCGTCACTAGCGATGAAATTTGCGCCGCCATGCAAGATATTTTTGTGTCTACTCGTGCAATTGCAGAGCCTTCTGGCGCTCTTGCAACGGCAGGGCTTAAAAAGTGGAGCCAACAATCGGGCTTAAAAGGGTTGCATTTAGCAGCTGTTCTTTCGGGTGCTAATTTAAACTTTGATCGCTTACGTTATGTCGCTGAGCGCACTGCGCTAGGTGAAAAAAACGAAGCGTTATTAGCCGTTACCATTAAAGAAGAAAAAGGCAGCTTTAAACAGTTTTGTGCATCTTTAGGTGGCCGTGCTATTACTGAGTTTAACTACCGTTACGCAGGGCCTGGTGAAGCGCAAATATTTGTAGGTATTGCGCTGCGCCAAGGAGAGCAGGAGCTCAATGAGCTCAAGCTGGACCTAACTAAAAACGATTACGCATTTTGCGACTTATCAGATAATGAACTTGCTAAATTGCACATACGTTATATGGTTGGCGGTAAAGCACCCGAAAAACTGCATGAACGTTTGTTACGTTTTGAGTTTCCAGAATACCCCGGCGCACTAGCGCGCTTTTTAGATACGCTAGGCAACGATTGGAATATCACGTTATTTCATTATCGGAGTCAAGGCGGCTCAATGGGCTATGTATTAGCCGGTTTTGCCATTGAACCTGAGCAATTTGAGACTTTTAACGAGCATCTAAATGACTTAGGCTATAGCGTGCAAGATGAAACGCATAATCCGTGTTTTACACAGTTTTTAACGACGCAACCTCTTTCAGAAAAAACCGCAAAGCTCGCTTCAGTTTAA
- a CDS encoding ABC transporter substrate-binding protein → MLLKGLILGLCCFCGQIAAQESVTLQLKWTHQFQFAGYYMAKEKGFYKDVGLDVTINPADLTMPDAFSAVANGDAEFGVGHSGILQERINGQSFVAMAPILQYSPYCWMVKDTSDIFHPRDFVNKRISKVSHNDSNELMAMLTRSGVNTRLLSVYNGDNPSQAWIENRLDAMQVYLSTEPYNMTQRGISHRLICPQRYGIDVYADILYTTGEMLSTSPETVEKFYQASLKGWRYAMMNMDEAIAVTQILYAPNKSFHELAYEAEVLKEYIMPATTSLGHMSIPKWRLIADLYGIHQTEFDKVKASFIYKYQRPEKMELSWMLIAAMIVSVISIPLYLRLMFSKKITV, encoded by the coding sequence TTGTTACTTAAAGGATTAATACTTGGATTGTGTTGTTTTTGTGGCCAAATTGCGGCGCAAGAATCGGTCACTTTACAATTAAAATGGACGCATCAGTTTCAGTTTGCTGGTTACTACATGGCCAAAGAAAAAGGGTTTTATAAAGATGTGGGTCTTGATGTAACCATAAACCCAGCAGATCTAACAATGCCCGATGCGTTTAGTGCTGTGGCTAATGGCGACGCCGAGTTTGGTGTAGGTCATTCGGGTATTTTACAGGAACGTATAAACGGCCAATCTTTTGTAGCAATGGCGCCTATCCTGCAATATTCACCTTATTGTTGGATGGTCAAAGACACCTCTGATATTTTTCATCCTCGTGATTTTGTAAATAAGCGAATTAGTAAAGTGAGTCACAATGATAGCAATGAGTTAATGGCTATGCTGACACGCAGCGGAGTTAATACGCGTTTGCTTAGTGTATACAACGGTGACAACCCAAGCCAAGCCTGGATTGAAAACAGGCTCGATGCGATGCAAGTTTATTTATCTACAGAGCCCTACAATATGACTCAAAGAGGTATATCACATCGCCTAATATGTCCTCAGCGTTACGGCATAGATGTTTATGCAGATATCTTATATACCACTGGGGAAATGTTAAGCACATCCCCAGAAACCGTTGAAAAATTTTACCAAGCCAGCCTGAAGGGGTGGCGCTACGCAATGATGAATATGGATGAGGCCATTGCGGTTACCCAAATACTTTACGCACCTAACAAAAGTTTCCACGAATTAGCATACGAGGCTGAAGTATTAAAAGAGTACATTATGCCAGCAACAACTAGCCTGGGGCATATGTCTATTCCAAAATGGCGCCTAATTGCAGACTTATACGGTATTCACCAAACTGAGTTTGATAAGGTTAAAGCCAGTTTTATTTATAAATATCAACGACCAGAAAAAATGGAATTATCGTGGATGTTAATTGCAGCGATGATTGTGAGTGTTATCTCTATACCGTTGTATTTGCGCTTAATGTTTAGTAAAAAAATAACCGTTTAA
- a CDS encoding methyltransferase translates to MTLAEQFTSLDSILKRTRIYWQCTAFDFDAIPWPELRGILNSLTDEQVATLDTKQNELIDFFNPHINLLDELQLLCELPQANTLRYNYPFWISNGIKGRKFEQLQDFVSALPNTKLPVLEWCAGKGHLGRMLAFNGATQVSSVELQSTLCEQGQKAALQQGLAMQFSQVDVLKDDTTSLFNTQMHAVALHACGALHQAMMRKAIAANVQQISFSPCCYHLFTPNDYLPMSELAKQSQLRLTHRDLKLALQETVTAPTRVNKIRKTELEWRLGFDALRRSITNELHYVSVPSVNKAVFSGSFKSFCEWAGDKKALKIPQDIDYEYFLSVGVARKKVTDRVELVRHVFRRAIEVWLVLDRALYLQQHGYQVSIKTFCEKQLTPRNILILANTNPSINN, encoded by the coding sequence ATGACATTAGCCGAGCAATTTACTTCACTTGACTCTATTTTAAAGCGTACTCGCATCTATTGGCAGTGCACCGCTTTTGACTTTGATGCGATCCCTTGGCCCGAACTGCGAGGCATATTAAATAGCTTAACAGATGAGCAAGTAGCAACGCTTGATACCAAGCAGAATGAATTAATAGACTTCTTTAATCCACACATTAATTTACTTGATGAATTACAGCTATTATGTGAATTACCTCAGGCAAATACCCTCCGATATAATTACCCTTTTTGGATTAGTAACGGCATAAAAGGGCGTAAGTTCGAACAACTCCAAGACTTTGTATCTGCCTTGCCAAACACAAAATTACCGGTATTAGAATGGTGTGCGGGTAAAGGGCACTTAGGCCGTATGCTCGCATTTAACGGTGCCACGCAGGTCAGCAGTGTTGAGTTGCAATCAACATTATGCGAACAAGGCCAAAAAGCAGCACTGCAACAAGGCTTGGCAATGCAATTTAGCCAAGTTGATGTATTAAAAGATGATACTACATCACTTTTTAATACACAGATGCATGCTGTGGCGCTTCATGCATGCGGCGCTTTACATCAGGCTATGATGCGCAAAGCAATAGCTGCAAACGTGCAGCAAATTAGCTTTTCACCTTGTTGCTATCATTTATTTACACCTAACGATTACTTACCAATGAGCGAGCTTGCCAAGCAAAGTCAGCTTAGGTTAACTCACCGTGATTTAAAACTAGCCTTGCAAGAAACAGTAACCGCGCCAACTCGTGTTAATAAAATACGAAAAACAGAACTTGAGTGGCGATTGGGCTTTGATGCACTCAGGAGGTCAATTACTAATGAATTACACTATGTTAGTGTTCCCTCTGTTAATAAGGCCGTGTTCTCAGGTTCATTTAAATCATTTTGTGAGTGGGCGGGCGATAAAAAAGCTTTAAAAATACCGCAAGATATTGATTATGAGTATTTTTTATCTGTGGGTGTGGCTCGAAAAAAGGTCACTGACAGAGTTGAACTGGTTCGACATGTGTTCAGAAGAGCAATTGAGGTTTGGCTTGTGCTCGATCGTGCTTTATATTTGCAACAGCATGGCTATCAAGTAAGTATTAAAACCTTTTGTGAAAAGCAGTTAACGCCTCGGAATATTTTAATTCTTGCCAATACTAACCCTTCAATCAACAACTAG
- the can gene encoding carbonate dehydratase: protein MRKLKNLFDNNKNWAARTSEANPEFFKILSMQQNPEYLWIGCSDSRVPANQIVDLLPGELFVHRNVANVVVHTDHNCLSVMQYAVEVLKVKHIMVVGHYGCGGVQAVLSDAKFGFIDNWLRHVGDVKEKHIDQLNSIDEEQRLSRLIELNVIEQVRNVCRTNIVQDAWERGQDLTIHGWVYGLENGHLHDLEAVVTCAEEESDSYKRAIQHVFKKAGCE, encoded by the coding sequence ATGAGAAAATTAAAAAATTTGTTCGATAATAATAAAAACTGGGCTGCGCGAACAAGCGAAGCGAATCCAGAGTTTTTTAAAATTTTATCTATGCAGCAAAACCCTGAGTACTTATGGATTGGTTGTTCAGACTCTCGTGTACCCGCAAACCAAATAGTTGATTTATTACCCGGAGAATTATTTGTACACCGTAATGTAGCAAATGTCGTTGTACATACCGATCATAACTGTTTATCTGTTATGCAGTATGCGGTAGAAGTACTAAAAGTTAAACACATAATGGTTGTTGGCCATTATGGGTGCGGTGGCGTTCAAGCTGTACTAAGTGATGCAAAGTTTGGTTTTATTGATAACTGGCTTCGACATGTTGGCGATGTAAAAGAAAAGCACATAGATCAACTCAACAGCATTGACGAAGAGCAGCGCTTGAGTCGCCTTATTGAGCTTAATGTAATAGAACAAGTACGCAATGTATGCCGTACCAATATTGTGCAAGATGCATGGGAGCGCGGCCAAGATTTAACAATACATGGTTGGGTTTATGGTTTAGAAAACGGCCACTTACATGATTTAGAAGCCGTTGTAACGTGCGCGGAAGAAGAGTCGGACAGTTATAAACGTGCAATACAACATGTTTTTAAAAAAGCAGGTTGTGAGTAA
- a CDS encoding NADH dehydrogenase produces MTKTAVVIGATGLVGSELLTALLSCAEYSQVVAITRRALPLSHPQLTNHVIDFEKLTQYSDLFKGDVFFSCLGTTLKQAGSVDAQRKVDFDYQFIAAQLAACNGISHYCLVSSSGANANSNSAYLKMKGQLEQQVVPLAFNKISIFQPSLLIGERDHFRLAEKIGSVILPLLTKIGFLKRYKPITGKQVALKVLAVSLEQKEAQKYYVLDELFI; encoded by the coding sequence ATGACAAAAACGGCGGTTGTTATTGGCGCTACAGGTTTAGTTGGGTCTGAGCTTTTGACGGCATTACTCAGTTGCGCTGAGTATAGTCAGGTTGTAGCCATAACACGCCGAGCGTTACCACTTTCCCATCCTCAGTTAACTAATCACGTTATTGATTTTGAAAAGTTGACTCAATACAGCGATTTATTTAAAGGTGATGTGTTTTTTTCGTGCTTAGGGACAACGCTTAAGCAAGCGGGCTCTGTAGATGCGCAGCGTAAAGTGGATTTTGACTATCAATTCATCGCCGCACAACTTGCAGCATGCAATGGCATAAGCCATTATTGTTTAGTGTCATCAAGTGGTGCTAACGCAAACAGCAATAGCGCGTATTTAAAAATGAAGGGGCAGCTAGAGCAACAGGTTGTGCCATTAGCATTTAATAAAATAAGTATTTTTCAACCGTCGTTGTTAATAGGTGAGCGAGATCACTTTAGATTAGCTGAAAAAATAGGCAGTGTGATTTTACCATTGCTTACAAAAATTGGTTTCCTAAAGCGTTATAAACCTATAACAGGAAAGCAAGTTGCTTTAAAAGTGTTAGCGGTGAGCTTAGAGCAAAAAGAGGCGCAAAAATATTATGTGCTTGATGAGCTATTTATCTAG
- the ubiK gene encoding ubiquinone biosynthesis accessory factor UbiK yields MINPAKLEEIAKQITSNMPQGVKNLADTLEGKTKQVLQNKLAEMDFVSREEFDIQSQVLIRTREKLTELEAKVAILEQQLNENTNAE; encoded by the coding sequence ATGATCAACCCAGCAAAACTAGAAGAAATTGCTAAGCAAATTACGAGTAATATGCCACAAGGTGTAAAAAATTTAGCAGACACGCTAGAAGGTAAAACAAAGCAAGTTTTACAAAACAAACTTGCTGAGATGGACTTTGTTAGCCGAGAAGAATTTGATATTCAAAGCCAAGTACTTATCCGTACACGCGAAAAACTAACTGAGTTAGAAGCTAAAGTCGCTATTCTTGAACAGCAACTAAACGAAAATACAAACGCAGAATAA
- the rep gene encoding DNA helicase Rep, protein MKLNPKQDEAVKYISGPCLVLAGAGSGKTRVITNKIAYLVQKCEYKARNIAAVTFTNKAAKEMRERVLQTLGKQEAKGLWVSTFHTLGLEIIKKEISTLGFKPGFSLFDDQDTNQLLSELTEDELKKDKDLLKLLKMEIGSWKNELVLPEQAIREARDAQKALFAQLYARYQTQLRAYNALDFDDLIMIPTLLLTSNATSRERWQQRFKYLLVDEYQDTNTSQYQLVKLLVGERARFTVVGDDDQSIYSWRGARPQNLVLLSKDYPGLRLIKLEQNYRSAQRILKSANILIANNPHDIEKKLFSELGYGEPIKVIGCRDEEHESERVVAEIISHKFMKRTSYKDYAILYRGNHQARGFEKSLMSNRIPYKISGGMSFFARSEIKDIMAYLRLLVNQDDDNAFLRIVNTPRREIGTVTLEKLGTLANEKHQSLFATCFDNDLSYRLKGRGFNALAGFARWIVELSDNAVRSDTLEAVKDLVRNINYEAYLYESSPSAKAAEMRMKNVSELYRWITDMLTGDADNEPMTLAEVVSKLTLRDMLERNEEEDESDAVQLLTLHASKGLEYPYVFMVGMEEGLLPHQVSIDEDNVDEERRLAYVGITRAQQELTLTYAKIRRQFGETSETELSRFVQELPQDDLAFENKKAPSSQAERMEKGQARVANLRAMFKKPE, encoded by the coding sequence ATGAAACTTAATCCAAAACAAGATGAAGCAGTAAAATACATTAGTGGTCCATGTCTAGTACTTGCTGGTGCCGGTTCTGGAAAAACCCGCGTTATTACAAACAAAATTGCTTACTTAGTGCAAAAATGTGAATACAAAGCACGTAATATTGCAGCGGTTACTTTTACTAATAAAGCGGCTAAAGAGATGCGTGAGCGTGTATTACAAACGCTTGGCAAGCAAGAAGCAAAAGGGTTATGGGTATCAACGTTTCATACACTGGGTTTAGAAATAATAAAAAAAGAAATAAGTACACTTGGCTTTAAACCTGGTTTTTCGTTGTTTGACGATCAAGATACCAACCAGCTGTTGTCGGAGCTCACTGAAGATGAATTAAAAAAAGACAAAGATTTACTCAAGCTACTTAAAATGGAAATTGGTAGCTGGAAAAACGAATTAGTATTGCCAGAGCAAGCAATACGTGAAGCGCGTGACGCGCAAAAGGCGTTATTCGCGCAGCTATACGCGCGCTATCAAACACAATTACGTGCTTATAATGCATTAGATTTTGACGATCTAATAATGATCCCTACGTTACTACTTACTAGCAATGCAACATCTCGTGAGCGTTGGCAGCAACGCTTTAAGTATTTGCTGGTGGATGAATACCAAGATACCAACACCAGCCAGTATCAGCTTGTAAAGCTACTCGTAGGTGAGAGAGCACGCTTTACTGTAGTGGGCGACGATGACCAATCGATTTACTCATGGCGTGGTGCACGTCCGCAAAACCTTGTTCTTTTGAGTAAAGATTATCCCGGACTTAGGCTTATAAAGCTTGAGCAAAATTATCGAAGCGCGCAGCGCATACTTAAATCTGCCAATATACTCATTGCTAACAACCCGCACGATATAGAAAAAAAACTATTTAGTGAGTTAGGGTACGGTGAGCCGATAAAAGTTATTGGGTGTCGTGATGAAGAGCATGAGTCGGAGCGTGTAGTTGCTGAAATTATTTCGCATAAATTTATGAAGCGCACCAGCTACAAAGACTACGCTATATTGTATCGTGGTAATCACCAAGCACGTGGCTTTGAAAAGTCATTAATGAGCAACCGCATTCCCTATAAAATTAGTGGCGGTATGTCGTTTTTTGCGCGTTCAGAAATTAAAGACATCATGGCGTATTTACGTTTGCTCGTAAACCAAGACGACGATAACGCATTTTTACGTATAGTAAACACGCCTAGACGAGAAATAGGCACGGTAACACTTGAAAAACTGGGCACTTTAGCCAACGAAAAACATCAAAGTTTGTTTGCTACTTGTTTTGATAACGACCTGAGTTACAGGCTAAAAGGGCGTGGTTTTAACGCTTTAGCTGGGTTTGCTCGATGGATTGTCGAATTGTCAGATAACGCGGTACGCAGTGATACGTTAGAGGCAGTGAAAGACTTAGTGCGTAATATTAATTACGAAGCCTACCTATACGAATCATCGCCCAGTGCTAAAGCGGCTGAAATGAGAATGAAAAACGTCTCTGAATTATATCGTTGGATCACAGACATGCTAACCGGAGACGCTGACAATGAACCGATGACGCTTGCCGAGGTGGTTAGTAAACTTACACTGCGCGATATGCTTGAGCGTAACGAGGAAGAAGATGAGTCCGATGCAGTTCAGCTACTTACATTGCATGCTTCTAAAGGCTTAGAATATCCGTATGTGTTTATGGTTGGCATGGAAGAAGGGTTATTACCTCATCAGGTAAGTATTGATGAAGACAATGTAGATGAAGAGCGCCGACTCGCTTACGTTGGTATTACGCGTGCTCAGCAAGAGTTAACACTAACTTATGCAAAAATTCGCCGTCAATTTGGTGAAACTTCTGAAACAGAGTTAAGTCGATTTGTGCAAGAGTTACCGCAAGATGATTTAGCATTTGAAAACAAAAAGGCGCCTAGTTCGCAGGCAGAGCGAATGGAAAAAGGGCAAGCCAGGGTAGCAAATTTACGGGCTATGTTTAAAAAACCTGAGTGA